A stretch of Metabacillus sp. FJAT-52054 DNA encodes these proteins:
- a CDS encoding FtsW/RodA/SpoVE family cell cycle protein, which yields MIGLQRFKESFFDSNLVMVLILIMCSSCIAIYSAQSHGQYNENFLIKQILWFAIGAIIIAGVLTFDFEQIERLTPFLYGFGLLMLVLILVAPASLVPEINGARAWFKIPGIGSVQPSEYMKIFVILMLSYITKKHSESHEMGDIYSDLKYLLKVGITSGVPILLILKQNDFGTSLVILVITGTVIFVSGISWKIISVIVGFAVTAVSTLVFLFLYKMDWLLLFVDQYQVNRIYAWLDPAKYGSDISYQLKQSITAIGSGMISGKGIGGGEVYIPEAHSDFIFTMIGEEFGFIGACIVVCLYFILIYRIVIIGFNQMKNMFELYICVGMIGLIMFHVFQNIGMVIGLLPITGIPLPLLSYGGSSVLATMFGLGLILNISYQQKRSMFSGDN from the coding sequence GTGATAGGATTGCAGCGTTTTAAGGAAAGCTTTTTTGACAGTAATTTGGTAATGGTATTAATTTTAATTATGTGTTCAAGCTGTATTGCCATATACAGTGCGCAAAGCCATGGTCAGTACAATGAGAATTTTCTAATCAAACAAATATTATGGTTTGCTATAGGTGCTATTATCATTGCAGGAGTTTTAACATTCGACTTTGAACAAATTGAGAGACTTACTCCATTTCTCTATGGCTTCGGATTGCTGATGCTCGTATTAATCCTGGTTGCTCCTGCCAGTCTGGTTCCCGAGATAAATGGAGCCAGAGCATGGTTTAAAATTCCAGGAATTGGTTCAGTCCAGCCTTCCGAATATATGAAGATATTCGTCATACTGATGCTCTCGTATATAACGAAAAAACACAGCGAATCACATGAGATGGGCGATATATACAGCGATTTAAAGTATCTTTTAAAAGTCGGAATAACCTCAGGCGTCCCCATCCTTTTAATTCTGAAGCAAAATGATTTCGGAACATCACTGGTTATTTTAGTTATTACAGGAACGGTTATTTTCGTTTCGGGTATCAGCTGGAAAATAATCAGCGTGATCGTGGGATTTGCCGTTACTGCTGTCTCCACCCTTGTCTTTTTATTTCTATATAAAATGGACTGGCTGCTGCTTTTTGTGGATCAGTATCAAGTAAATCGAATCTATGCATGGCTGGATCCGGCAAAATACGGCTCGGATATCAGCTATCAGCTGAAACAATCCATTACCGCAATTGGTTCCGGTATGATCTCTGGAAAAGGCATCGGCGGCGGCGAGGTCTATATTCCGGAAGCACATTCTGATTTCATCTTTACAATGATCGGAGAGGAATTTGGGTTTATAGGAGCTTGTATTGTCGTTTGTTTATATTTCATCCTCATTTATCGAATTGTCATCATCGGGTTTAATCAAATGAAAAACATGTTCGAATTATATATTTGCGTGGGTATGATTGGTTTGATTATGTTCCACGTATTTCAAAACATCGGCATGGTAATAGGACTTCTCCCTATTACAGGAATTCCCCTCCCTTTACTAAGCTATGGGGGAAGTTCGGTGCTGGCAACGATGTTCGGTCTTGGATTGATTCTGAATATCTCTTATCAGCAAAAACGTTCAATGTTTTCAGGAGATAATTAA
- a CDS encoding LysE family transporter, which yields MEDGLLAILTPLVLGISLAAPLGPVKLEMIKKGMTGGFWPSWLTGIGALTADLFYMGSIAAGLLPLFKHPAVSFFLMAAGAVLLFRLGAKSILVFFRKDALIKLSETGSYSLPHCFLTGFLIAFANPFNFLFWFGIYGSAISRFSPSAEWTHILGYSFFIILGIFLWNLNVALTVHFGRNLISDNMMKKISFAAGLMLIAFSFKLVWDFFHAFS from the coding sequence ATGGAGGATGGATTATTAGCGATACTCACACCGCTCGTTTTAGGCATCAGCTTAGCTGCACCATTAGGACCGGTTAAGCTTGAGATGATAAAAAAAGGAATGACAGGAGGCTTCTGGCCCTCTTGGCTTACAGGAATCGGAGCACTCACAGCGGATTTATTTTATATGGGATCCATCGCTGCCGGCTTGCTCCCGTTATTCAAGCATCCTGCTGTATCCTTCTTTCTAATGGCAGCAGGGGCTGTACTTCTTTTCAGGCTTGGCGCAAAAAGCATTCTAGTCTTTTTTAGAAAGGATGCCCTCATCAAATTATCAGAAACAGGATCATACTCTCTCCCTCATTGCTTTTTAACCGGGTTCCTGATCGCTTTTGCCAACCCCTTTAATTTCCTTTTTTGGTTCGGAATTTATGGTTCTGCCATTTCCCGATTTTCACCTTCAGCGGAATGGACGCACATACTGGGATACAGCTTTTTCATTATTCTTGGGATCTTTCTTTGGAACTTGAATGTGGCGCTCACGGTTCATTTTGGAAGAAATCTTATTTCTGACAACATGATGAAAAAAATAAGCTTTGCTGCCGGACTGATGCTCATTGCATTTTCTTTTAAGCTTGTATGGGATTTTTTTCATGCATTTAGTTAG
- the lepB gene encoding signal peptidase I, whose protein sequence is MSDKSAPKKKKSPVLEWIIAIAVAVLLAVSIRIFIFEPYVVDGDSMDPTLKNTEKLFVNKAIHYIGKFDRGDIVIINGKENKEHYVKRIIGLPGDTVEVKNDVLYVNGKEVKEPYLNSNRKAAQASGLQLTNDFQEVKVPKNKYFVMGDNRLVSMDSRTGLGLIEADRVIGKSEFVMLPFNKIRATN, encoded by the coding sequence GTGTCGGATAAGTCAGCCCCAAAAAAGAAAAAAAGTCCTGTACTGGAATGGATCATTGCCATTGCAGTAGCCGTACTGCTTGCGGTAAGCATCCGAATCTTTATTTTCGAACCGTATGTAGTAGATGGAGATTCCATGGATCCAACATTAAAAAACACTGAAAAACTTTTCGTGAACAAAGCAATTCACTACATTGGCAAGTTTGACAGAGGAGACATCGTCATCATCAATGGAAAAGAAAATAAAGAGCATTATGTTAAACGGATTATCGGGCTTCCGGGGGACACTGTTGAAGTGAAAAACGATGTCCTGTATGTAAACGGGAAAGAAGTTAAAGAGCCTTACTTAAACTCCAATCGAAAAGCTGCCCAGGCATCAGGCCTTCAGCTCACCAACGACTTCCAGGAAGTAAAAGTTCCAAAAAATAAATATTTTGTCATGGGCGACAACCGACTTGTCAGCATGGACAGCCGGACAGGCCTTGGCTTAATTGAAGCGGATCGAGTCATTGGGAAATCAGAGTTTGTCATGCTTCCTTTTAATAAAATTCGCGCAACAAATTAA
- a CDS encoding DUF4349 domain-containing protein, with product MKAATALIFLMLILTGCLGGASESKKDSSDTASESSSKSGGKAETEQAASDNKEQALQTPSNRKIIYTADMVIEVKDFDKAYQNIQNEAQSAGGYVVSTNSNVSGEESGLNEGTMTLRIPQEKFSGFLSSMEKGAYKILQKNISGQDVTEEFVDLESRLKAKEAVEARLLEFMKGAGKTEDLLAISKDLSAVQEEIEQLKGRMKYLQNQTDLSTITIQLSETKVVVPGVNNHDLNTWEKTQKQFMNSVNALLYAGSALIIFFAGNLPVWILLLAAGGAVYYFWRKRRSD from the coding sequence ATGAAGGCGGCGACAGCATTGATATTTTTAATGCTCATACTGACTGGCTGTTTAGGAGGGGCGAGTGAATCAAAAAAAGATAGCAGTGATACAGCATCTGAAAGCTCTTCCAAGAGCGGAGGGAAAGCAGAAACGGAACAGGCGGCAAGTGATAATAAGGAACAGGCTCTCCAGACGCCTTCGAACAGGAAAATCATATACACTGCCGATATGGTTATCGAAGTGAAAGATTTTGATAAAGCCTATCAGAACATACAGAATGAGGCTCAATCCGCTGGGGGATATGTGGTCAGTACAAATTCCAATGTGAGCGGAGAAGAAAGCGGGCTGAATGAGGGGACGATGACCCTCCGTATTCCACAGGAAAAATTCAGCGGGTTTTTAAGTTCCATGGAAAAGGGAGCATATAAGATTCTCCAGAAGAATATTTCAGGTCAGGATGTAACAGAGGAATTTGTAGATTTGGAATCACGGCTTAAAGCGAAAGAAGCGGTTGAAGCACGTTTGCTGGAATTTATGAAGGGAGCAGGAAAGACAGAGGATCTCCTCGCCATTTCAAAGGACCTTTCTGCGGTTCAGGAAGAAATCGAACAGCTCAAAGGGAGAATGAAATATTTACAGAACCAAACGGATCTATCAACGATAACCATTCAGCTGAGTGAAACCAAAGTCGTCGTTCCAGGAGTGAACAATCACGATTTAAATACGTGGGAGAAGACACAAAAGCAATTCATGAACAGCGTGAATGCACTTCTTTATGCAGGCTCAGCGCTCATCATATTTTTTGCAGGCAATTTGCCGGTGTGGATTCTATTACTCGCGGCGGGGGGCGCTGTTTATTACTTTTGGAGGAAGAGGCGCTCAGACTAA
- a CDS encoding ATP-binding cassette domain-containing protein: MITVNNVGLRYGDRKLFEDVNIKFTPGNCYGLIGANGAGKSTFLKILSGEIEAQSGDVHMGPGERLAVLKQNHFEYEEHEVLKVVIMGHERLYAVMEEKDAIYMKADFSDEDGMKAAELEGEFAELNGWEAESEAAILLKGLGITEDQHTKTMAELTGGDKVKVLLAQALFGKPDVLLLDEPTNHLDLKAINWLEEFLINFENTVIVVSHDRHFLNKVCTHIADLDFGKIQLYVGNYDFWYESSQLAQRMASDANKKKEEKIKELQAFVARFSANASKSKQATSRKKLLDKISLDDIRPSSRKYPYVHFTPEREIGNDLLRVEGISKTIDGVKVLDNISFIMNKDDKIAFTGADEVAKTTLFKILMGEMEADSGTYKWGVTTSQSYFPKDNNEYFDNNDQNLVDWLRQYSPNDQSESFLRGFLGRMLFSGEEVLKKSSVLSGGEKVRCMLSKMMLSGSNVLIMDEPTNHLDLESITALNNGMINFKGSMLFASHDHQFVQTIANRIIELTPNGMIDKQMTYDEFLENAEIQKQLQEMYAS; encoded by the coding sequence ATGATTACCGTAAATAATGTCGGTTTGCGCTATGGTGACCGCAAACTGTTTGAAGATGTTAACATAAAATTTACCCCTGGCAACTGCTACGGTCTTATTGGAGCGAACGGGGCCGGAAAATCGACGTTTCTTAAAATTCTTTCCGGTGAGATTGAAGCGCAAAGCGGAGATGTTCATATGGGACCGGGCGAACGTCTGGCCGTATTAAAGCAAAACCACTTTGAATATGAAGAGCACGAAGTATTAAAGGTTGTCATTATGGGACATGAACGTCTGTATGCGGTCATGGAAGAAAAGGATGCCATCTACATGAAGGCTGATTTTTCTGATGAAGACGGTATGAAAGCTGCTGAGCTTGAAGGCGAATTTGCCGAGCTTAACGGTTGGGAAGCTGAGAGTGAAGCAGCCATTTTGCTTAAAGGCCTTGGAATTACAGAAGATCAGCATACAAAAACGATGGCTGAACTGACAGGCGGAGACAAGGTTAAAGTGCTTCTGGCTCAGGCTCTGTTCGGCAAGCCGGACGTTCTTCTTCTGGATGAGCCTACCAACCACTTGGATCTAAAAGCGATCAACTGGCTTGAAGAGTTCCTTATTAACTTTGAAAACACTGTCATTGTCGTATCGCATGACAGGCATTTCCTTAATAAGGTTTGTACACACATTGCCGATTTGGATTTCGGTAAAATCCAGCTTTACGTAGGAAACTATGATTTCTGGTACGAATCAAGCCAGCTTGCACAGCGTATGGCTTCTGATGCCAATAAGAAAAAAGAAGAAAAAATTAAAGAACTTCAAGCGTTTGTCGCGCGATTCAGCGCCAATGCGTCGAAATCAAAGCAAGCAACCTCACGTAAGAAATTGCTCGATAAAATTTCACTTGATGATATTCGTCCTTCCTCAAGGAAATATCCTTACGTTCACTTTACACCAGAGCGTGAAATTGGGAATGATCTGCTTCGCGTTGAGGGCATTTCAAAAACGATCGATGGCGTAAAAGTCCTGGACAACATAAGCTTTATTATGAATAAAGATGATAAAATTGCATTCACCGGTGCAGATGAAGTAGCGAAAACGACGCTGTTTAAAATTCTGATGGGTGAAATGGAAGCGGACAGCGGCACATATAAATGGGGAGTTACAACGTCTCAATCTTATTTCCCAAAAGACAATAACGAGTATTTTGATAACAACGATCAAAATCTTGTTGATTGGCTAAGACAGTACTCCCCAAATGATCAAAGTGAAAGCTTCCTTCGCGGCTTCCTTGGCAGAATGCTGTTCTCAGGAGAAGAAGTGCTGAAGAAGTCCAGCGTTCTATCCGGAGGAGAGAAAGTCCGCTGCATGCTTTCAAAAATGATGCTTAGCGGGTCAAACGTTCTGATTATGGATGAACCAACGAACCACTTGGATCTTGAATCGATTACGGCCTTAAATAACGGCATGATCAACTTTAAAGGATCCATGCTGTTTGCTTCCCATGATCACCAGTTCGTTCAAACGATTGCGAATCGCATCATCGAGCTTACACCTAACGGAATGATTGACAAACAAATGACATATGATGAATTCCTTGAAAATGCAGAGATTCAAAAACAGCTTCAGGAAATGTACGCATCTTAA
- a CDS encoding DUF2651 family protein: MEFALVLYILPFAVMILSLAGSWFIRKIWVMPVFCLVVLIALTITVFNSTFTIWVSVYTVLSILVSYFGKTGRELYEKNKKEKRR; the protein is encoded by the coding sequence TTGGAATTTGCACTCGTATTGTATATCCTGCCATTTGCGGTGATGATTTTATCGCTCGCCGGCTCATGGTTTATCAGAAAAATTTGGGTTATGCCTGTATTTTGCCTAGTTGTACTAATCGCATTAACCATTACTGTATTTAATAGTACTTTTACAATTTGGGTTTCTGTTTATACAGTTCTATCAATCCTTGTATCTTATTTCGGAAAGACAGGACGTGAATTATATGAGAAAAATAAAAAAGAGAAAAGGCGTTAG
- a CDS encoding zinc-binding alcohol dehydrogenase family protein has product MKAVGLHHYLPIEKDESLVDETVNKPAPGERDILVKIRAVSVNPVDTKVRGPKEGEEEELKILGWDAAGVVEETGSGVTMFKPGDEVYYAGSIARQGTNSEYHVVDERIAAFKPDRLTFEQAAAMPLTGLTAWEGMFERLGISRDAEANASKSILIIGAAGGVGSIAIQLAKWAGLRVIGTASRPETEKWARDNGADETISHYESFKKQLEEKGLDQPDYIFCLNSTDQHWEAMMEVIAPQGKICSIVETGTPVNISLLQQKSVTFVMEFMFTKALFGTKDMQTQHEILTEMAKLFDEQKLTSTLTETIEPFNALSLKKAHEKLESGKTIGKIVVSGFDQIT; this is encoded by the coding sequence ATGAAAGCAGTAGGGCTGCATCACTATTTGCCAATTGAAAAAGACGAGAGCCTGGTAGATGAAACAGTGAATAAACCTGCGCCAGGAGAAAGAGACATACTGGTAAAAATCCGGGCTGTTTCTGTTAATCCGGTTGACACTAAAGTACGCGGACCAAAAGAAGGCGAAGAAGAGGAACTGAAAATATTAGGCTGGGACGCAGCGGGTGTTGTTGAAGAAACCGGATCCGGAGTGACGATGTTTAAACCGGGTGACGAAGTGTATTATGCCGGTTCAATCGCGAGGCAGGGAACGAACAGTGAATATCACGTCGTCGATGAAAGGATAGCAGCCTTCAAACCTGATCGTTTAACATTTGAACAGGCAGCAGCTATGCCTTTAACCGGCCTGACAGCTTGGGAAGGGATGTTTGAAAGGCTTGGAATCAGCAGAGATGCTGAAGCGAATGCATCGAAATCCATTCTGATCATTGGAGCGGCTGGAGGAGTAGGCTCGATTGCTATCCAGCTCGCCAAATGGGCCGGTCTGCGTGTCATTGGAACGGCTTCAAGACCTGAAACTGAAAAATGGGCGAGAGATAATGGAGCAGATGAGACAATCAGCCATTATGAGTCATTTAAGAAACAGCTGGAGGAAAAAGGATTGGATCAGCCAGACTATATCTTTTGTTTAAACAGTACGGATCAGCACTGGGAAGCAATGATGGAAGTGATTGCGCCGCAAGGGAAGATCTGTTCAATCGTTGAAACCGGCACTCCTGTTAATATTAGTCTGCTTCAGCAGAAAAGTGTCACGTTCGTAATGGAGTTTATGTTTACAAAAGCTCTTTTTGGAACAAAGGACATGCAGACCCAGCATGAGATCCTGACGGAAATGGCGAAGCTTTTTGATGAACAAAAACTAACGTCCACCTTAACTGAAACGATCGAGCCTTTTAATGCTTTGAGTTTGAAAAAAGCACATGAAAAGCTTGAGTCCGGAAAAACAATCGGCAAAATCGTGGTATCGGGGTTTGACCAGATCACATAA
- a CDS encoding glycine betaine ABC transporter substrate-binding protein: MKKWKAAAIIALLFTLVLASCSNPLGNSKKKIKIGMINWIDNISTAYLWKVLLEEKGYDVEMMELDKAANWTGVARGDIDIQGNVWLPITDKPFYDKYKEDVDLHDEWYKGTKLGLAVPSYMKDINTIDDLNKNTDQFGGKVFGIDPGSSLMQLTDKMKKDYNLDYTIVESSEAAMLVELKKAYEKKKPIAVTLWSPHWIFSDLELKYLEDTKASYGKPDNIQYMTRKGFAKEHPEIIKWMDNWELNDNQMSELIKYVNEAAESDEGYYPERGAKKWVEKNRELTDSWFEEK; this comes from the coding sequence TTGAAAAAGTGGAAAGCAGCCGCTATTATTGCCCTATTATTTACCCTCGTACTTGCCTCCTGCAGCAATCCGCTTGGGAACAGCAAAAAGAAAATTAAAATTGGAATGATCAATTGGATCGATAATATTTCTACTGCCTATCTTTGGAAAGTTCTCTTAGAGGAAAAAGGGTATGACGTTGAAATGATGGAGCTTGATAAAGCTGCCAACTGGACTGGAGTAGCCCGGGGGGATATTGATATTCAGGGAAATGTATGGCTGCCAATTACGGACAAGCCTTTTTACGACAAGTATAAGGAGGACGTAGACCTCCACGATGAGTGGTATAAAGGCACTAAGCTCGGTCTTGCGGTTCCCTCTTATATGAAAGATATTAATACAATTGATGATCTTAACAAAAATACAGACCAATTTGGCGGTAAAGTATTTGGGATTGATCCCGGATCCAGCTTAATGCAGCTTACAGATAAGATGAAAAAGGATTACAATCTTGATTATACAATCGTCGAATCATCCGAAGCCGCAATGCTTGTAGAACTTAAAAAGGCGTATGAAAAGAAGAAACCTATCGCTGTTACTCTCTGGAGTCCGCACTGGATTTTTTCGGATTTGGAACTAAAGTATTTAGAGGATACAAAAGCTTCCTATGGAAAACCGGATAACATTCAATATATGACAAGAAAAGGCTTTGCAAAAGAACATCCTGAAATCATTAAATGGATGGATAATTGGGAGCTTAACGACAATCAAATGTCCGAGCTCATTAAATATGTGAATGAAGCTGCTGAATCCGATGAAGGGTACTATCCTGAACGGGGAGCAAAAAAGTGGGTGGAGAAAAACCGAGAGCTCACTGACAGCTGGTTTGAAGAAAAATAA
- a CDS encoding glycine betaine/L-proline ABC transporter ATP-binding protein, giving the protein MENVKIKAENVSKIFGKNPLKGIELLKKGKTKSEILKEAGLTVGVKEASFEVHSGEIFVIMGLSGSGKSTLVRMFNRLIDPTSGSLMIDGKDLVKMKNEELREVRRKKMSMVFQKFALFPHRNVLENAAYGLEVQGVSKQDRESKAQHSLELVGLKGYENSYPGELSGGMQQRVGLARALANDPDILLMDEAFSALDPLIRKDMQDELIELQEKMKKTIIFITHDLDEALRIGDRIALMKDGEIVQIGTPEDIMTNPANDYVERFVEDVNLAKVLTAESVMSRAETIQVDRGPRVALKIMRDAGMSSIYAVDKRKSYMGLVTADDVSQAVRLDQPISAYLHTNVPVVRLDTTIEEMYEKMADTRYPLPVLDEDNRIRGVVKRERVIQALAGREVNTIEHT; this is encoded by the coding sequence ATGGAAAATGTGAAAATCAAAGCCGAGAACGTTAGCAAAATCTTCGGTAAGAATCCTCTAAAAGGAATTGAACTCCTTAAAAAAGGAAAGACAAAATCAGAAATTCTAAAAGAAGCTGGTCTGACTGTCGGTGTGAAGGAAGCGAGCTTTGAAGTACATAGTGGTGAAATATTTGTGATTATGGGGCTTTCCGGAAGCGGCAAATCCACGCTTGTCCGTATGTTTAACAGGCTGATTGATCCAACCTCAGGATCACTCATGATTGATGGAAAAGATTTAGTGAAAATGAAGAATGAAGAACTGCGGGAAGTCAGAAGAAAAAAGATGAGCATGGTGTTTCAAAAGTTTGCGTTATTTCCTCATCGCAATGTATTGGAAAATGCCGCTTACGGGCTGGAAGTACAGGGTGTTTCCAAGCAGGACCGGGAGTCAAAAGCACAGCATTCCCTTGAATTAGTAGGCTTGAAAGGATATGAGAACAGCTATCCCGGCGAACTTAGCGGAGGGATGCAGCAGCGTGTTGGACTTGCCAGAGCCCTTGCAAATGACCCGGACATTCTTCTTATGGATGAGGCGTTCAGCGCACTGGATCCTCTAATCAGAAAAGATATGCAGGATGAACTGATTGAGCTTCAGGAAAAAATGAAAAAAACGATTATATTTATTACGCATGATCTTGATGAGGCACTAAGGATTGGAGACCGCATTGCACTGATGAAGGATGGGGAGATCGTGCAAATCGGCACACCTGAGGATATTATGACGAATCCGGCTAACGATTACGTTGAGAGGTTTGTTGAGGACGTAAATTTGGCAAAGGTGCTGACAGCCGAATCTGTTATGTCCCGCGCAGAAACCATCCAGGTGGACAGAGGCCCGCGTGTTGCCCTTAAAATCATGCGCGATGCCGGGATGTCAAGTATATATGCAGTGGATAAAAGAAAATCCTATATGGGTCTAGTAACAGCAGACGATGTTTCTCAGGCTGTTAGGCTTGATCAGCCAATTTCAGCTTATCTTCATACAAATGTCCCTGTTGTAAGACTGGATACAACGATTGAAGAGATGTACGAAAAGATGGCAGATACGCGGTATCCGCTGCCAGTTCTTGACGAAGACAACCGGATCCGCGGTGTTGTGAAGCGGGAACGTGTGATTCAGGCGTTGGCCGGGAGAGAGGTGAACACCATTGAACATACCTAA
- a CDS encoding proline/glycine betaine ABC transporter permease, with translation MNIPKLPIGKYVDMFVEFLNDKLLGFFNWIGNIIETFNDVLVNLMLLIPAVIFAVIVAGLAYWVSRKWGLTIFTLLGLLLIINLGFWEQTIDTLALVLTAVIISIILGIPLGIWSSQSDRASGIISPVLDFMQTMPAFVYLIPSILFFGIGVVPGIIASVIFAMPPTIRLTNLGIRQVPEDLVEAANAFGSTTSQKLFKVQLPLAMGTIMAGINQSIMLALSMVVIASLVGAPGLGVEVYRAVQRIEVGLGFESGLAIVILAIILDRITQNLKPGKRR, from the coding sequence TTGAACATACCTAAGCTCCCTATTGGCAAGTATGTCGATATGTTCGTGGAATTTTTAAATGATAAACTATTAGGGTTTTTTAACTGGATCGGCAATATCATCGAAACGTTTAATGATGTTCTCGTAAATTTAATGCTTCTTATTCCAGCGGTCATCTTCGCGGTAATTGTTGCCGGCCTCGCCTATTGGGTTAGCAGAAAATGGGGGTTAACTATCTTCACCCTTCTAGGATTGCTGCTCATTATTAACCTTGGCTTCTGGGAGCAGACAATTGACACGCTTGCACTCGTTTTAACGGCCGTTATTATATCGATTATTCTTGGAATACCGCTTGGCATCTGGTCTTCACAAAGCGACAGGGCTTCCGGAATTATCTCACCCGTACTGGACTTTATGCAGACTATGCCTGCCTTTGTATATTTGATTCCTTCTATCCTTTTCTTCGGAATCGGAGTTGTACCTGGAATTATCGCTTCTGTTATTTTTGCCATGCCTCCAACCATTCGTTTAACGAACCTTGGTATCAGACAGGTTCCGGAGGATCTAGTAGAGGCGGCAAACGCATTTGGATCTACAACGTCCCAAAAGCTGTTTAAAGTTCAGCTTCCTCTGGCCATGGGGACCATTATGGCGGGAATTAATCAAAGCATCATGCTTGCCCTGTCTATGGTTGTTATCGCCTCCCTCGTTGGAGCGCCAGGGCTTGGGGTGGAAGTATATAGAGCTGTTCAGCGTATCGAAGTAGGGCTTGGATTTGAATCAGGCCTTGCCATCGTAATTCTTGCCATTATTCTTGATCGGATTACACAAAATCTAAAGCCTGGAAAAAGAAGATAA
- a CDS encoding CobW family GTP-binding protein, whose protein sequence is MNQTEVYILGGFLGAGKTTLLKNLLQEEKKAGRKVAVVMNELGKESIDSSAVSEDIPLKELLNGCVCCTMQGQFEAQLHALLAENELDVIYIETTGAAHPVEVLDSCLSPLFADRLLVRGIISLADGSRWQDQDRLTIPVRRLLHEQIKHADLVLLNKTDLLTEKEQAEVVRDIQAIQANGKVLMTAHARVKLEDIRKLTASPKGAVLKSGINEQLHMKTYVHKFTGSVDLEGFEQFLRDMPDTIYRIKGYVSFADSNGCFSVQYSYGMPMYMKEPVKMKPLLVFIGENLDHSWIHSKMEEITK, encoded by the coding sequence ATGAACCAAACGGAAGTATATATTTTAGGCGGATTTTTAGGAGCCGGAAAAACAACCCTTCTTAAAAATCTATTGCAAGAGGAAAAGAAAGCCGGCAGGAAGGTGGCTGTCGTTATGAATGAGCTTGGAAAAGAATCAATCGACAGCAGTGCGGTTTCAGAAGACATCCCTCTAAAAGAGCTGTTAAACGGATGTGTTTGCTGCACAATGCAGGGGCAATTTGAAGCTCAACTGCATGCCCTGCTGGCAGAGAATGAACTTGATGTCATCTACATAGAAACAACAGGTGCCGCCCACCCTGTTGAAGTATTGGATTCCTGCCTTTCCCCTCTCTTTGCAGACAGGCTATTAGTAAGAGGGATTATATCACTTGCCGATGGCTCAAGGTGGCAGGATCAGGATCGTCTGACCATCCCAGTAAGAAGGCTGCTTCATGAACAGATCAAGCATGCCGATCTTGTCCTTTTAAATAAGACCGACTTGCTGACCGAAAAAGAGCAGGCTGAGGTTGTCAGGGACATTCAGGCGATTCAGGCCAATGGAAAGGTCCTGATGACAGCCCATGCCCGCGTCAAGCTGGAGGATATTCGAAAGCTTACTGCCTCTCCAAAAGGAGCTGTGCTAAAGTCCGGCATCAATGAACAGCTTCATATGAAAACATACGTGCATAAGTTTACAGGCTCTGTAGATCTTGAGGGGTTTGAGCAGTTTTTAAGAGACATGCCGGATACGATTTACCGGATAAAAGGATATGTTTCCTTTGCTGATTCCAACGGCTGTTTTTCTGTGCAGTATTCCTATGGAATGCCCATGTACATGAAGGAACCTGTTAAAATGAAGCCATTGCTCGTGTTTATTGGCGAGAATCTGGATCACAGCTGGATTCACAGCAAAATGGAAGAGATCACAAAATAG